Proteins co-encoded in one Burkholderia ambifaria AMMD genomic window:
- the ybiB gene encoding DNA-binding protein YbiB: MTAPHDSAASPFPCARFIKEIGRGPNGARALSAEDTFELYRAMLDGRVSDVELGAILIAYRLKGESADELAAMLAAAQASFEPVHVQDAAFRPVSIPSYNGARKQPNLVPLLALLLAREGVPVLVHGVERDPGRVTSAEIFSALSIAPSTSHDAIEDTLAERRVAFAPTEALAPRIAHLLSMRRVLGVRNSTHTLVKILQPFAPAGLRLVNYTHPPYRESLAQLFRDHPDAALGGALLARGTEGEAAADTRRQVQVDWLHDGVCDTLIEAERSSTDAPPVTLPESRDAETTAAWTDAVLRGEIPVPDALARQVATIVGIVRTAP, translated from the coding sequence ATGACCGCTCCCCACGACTCCGCAGCCTCGCCGTTCCCTTGCGCCCGCTTCATCAAGGAAATCGGCCGCGGCCCGAACGGCGCACGCGCGCTGTCCGCCGAAGACACGTTCGAGCTCTATCGCGCGATGCTCGACGGCCGCGTGTCGGACGTCGAGCTCGGCGCGATCCTGATCGCCTATCGCCTGAAGGGTGAAAGCGCCGACGAGCTGGCCGCGATGCTCGCCGCCGCGCAGGCGTCGTTCGAACCCGTGCACGTGCAGGATGCCGCGTTCCGCCCGGTGTCGATTCCGAGCTACAACGGCGCGCGCAAGCAGCCGAACCTGGTGCCGCTGCTCGCGCTGCTGCTCGCGCGCGAAGGCGTGCCGGTGCTCGTGCACGGCGTCGAGCGCGATCCGGGCCGCGTGACGAGCGCGGAGATCTTCTCGGCGCTGTCGATCGCGCCGTCGACGTCGCACGACGCGATCGAGGACACGCTCGCCGAGCGCCGCGTCGCGTTCGCGCCGACCGAAGCGCTGGCACCGCGCATCGCGCACCTGCTGTCGATGCGCCGCGTGCTCGGCGTGCGCAACTCCACGCACACGCTGGTGAAGATCCTGCAGCCGTTCGCGCCGGCCGGGCTGCGGCTCGTCAACTACACGCATCCGCCGTACCGCGAGAGCCTCGCGCAACTGTTCCGCGATCATCCGGACGCCGCGCTCGGCGGTGCGCTGCTCGCGCGCGGCACCGAAGGCGAAGCGGCGGCCGACACGCGGCGCCAGGTGCAGGTCGACTGGCTGCACGACGGCGTGTGCGACACGCTGATCGAGGCCGAGCGCTCGTCGACCGACGCGCCGCCTGTCACACTGCCCGAATCGCGCGACGCGGAGACGACAGCTGCCTGGACGGACGCCGTGCTGCGCGGCGAGATCCCCGTGCCCGACGCGCTTGCGCGGCAGGTCGCGACGATCGTGGGGATCGTCCGGACCGCACCGTGA
- a CDS encoding ribose-phosphate pyrophosphokinase — protein MSSHSLDGLMVFTGNANPALAQEVVNILGIPLGKAMVSRFSDGEIQVEIQENVRGKDVFVLQSTCAPTNDNLMELMIMVDALKRASAGRITAAIPYFGYARQDRRPRSARVAISAKVIANMLEIAGVERIITMDLHADQIQGFFDIPVDNIYATPILLGDLRKQNYSDLLVVSPDVGGVVRARALAKQLNCDLAIIDKRRPKANVAEVMNIIGEVEGRTCVIMDDMVDTAGTLCKAAQVLKNRGAKQVFAYATHPVLSGGAAERIAASELDELVVTDTIPLSAESLACSKIRSLTSASLLAETFSRIRRGDSVMSLFAES, from the coding sequence ATGAGCAGCCACAGCCTTGATGGCCTGATGGTCTTTACTGGCAACGCGAATCCCGCGCTCGCACAGGAAGTCGTCAATATCCTTGGAATCCCCCTCGGCAAAGCAATGGTCAGCCGTTTCTCCGACGGCGAGATTCAAGTCGAGATCCAGGAAAACGTGCGCGGCAAGGACGTCTTCGTCCTGCAATCCACGTGCGCGCCGACGAACGACAACCTGATGGAACTGATGATCATGGTCGACGCGCTCAAGCGTGCGTCCGCCGGCCGGATCACCGCTGCCATCCCCTACTTCGGCTATGCCCGCCAGGACCGTCGCCCGCGCTCGGCGCGCGTCGCGATCTCGGCGAAGGTCATCGCGAACATGCTGGAAATCGCCGGCGTCGAGCGGATCATCACGATGGATCTGCACGCCGACCAGATTCAAGGCTTCTTCGACATCCCGGTCGACAACATCTACGCAACGCCGATCCTGCTGGGTGACCTGCGCAAGCAGAACTACTCGGATCTGCTCGTCGTGTCGCCGGACGTCGGCGGCGTGGTCCGCGCCCGGGCACTCGCGAAGCAGCTCAACTGCGATCTCGCGATCATCGACAAGCGTCGTCCGAAGGCGAACGTCGCCGAAGTGATGAACATCATCGGTGAAGTCGAAGGCCGCACCTGCGTGATCATGGACGACATGGTCGATACGGCCGGCACGCTCTGCAAGGCCGCGCAAGTTCTGAAGAATCGCGGTGCGAAGCAGGTGTTCGCGTACGCGACGCACCCGGTTCTGTCGGGCGGCGCCGCCGAGCGTATCGCCGCATCGGAACTCGACGAGCTGGTCGTCACCGATACGATCCCGCTGTCGGCCGAATCGCTGGCCTGCTCGAAGATCCGCTCGCTGACGAGCGCGAGCCTGCTGGCCGAAACGTTCTCGCGAATCCGTCGCGGCGACTCGGTGATGTCGCTGTTCGCGGAATCCTGA
- a CDS encoding 50S ribosomal protein L25/general stress protein Ctc, translating into MKVVAFERQEQGTGASRRLRNAGKTTGIVYGGEAAPQKIELDHNALWHALKKEAFHSSILDLEVAGQSQQVLLRDVQYHPFKQLVLHVDFQRVDAKKKLHTKVPLHFLNAEVSPAVKLSSAVVSHVATEIEIECLPSALPEFLEVDLSKIEAGQSLHAKDIALPKGVALVAHIDAENPVVASATIPAGAVSDAAGEGETPAA; encoded by the coding sequence ATGAAAGTCGTCGCTTTCGAGCGCCAAGAGCAAGGTACGGGTGCGAGCCGCCGCCTGCGCAACGCTGGTAAGACCACGGGTATCGTCTACGGTGGCGAAGCAGCCCCGCAAAAGATCGAACTCGATCACAACGCGCTGTGGCACGCACTGAAGAAGGAAGCCTTCCACTCGTCGATCCTCGATCTCGAAGTGGCCGGCCAGTCGCAACAGGTTCTGCTGCGCGACGTGCAATACCACCCGTTCAAGCAACTCGTGCTGCACGTTGACTTCCAACGCGTCGACGCGAAGAAGAAGCTGCACACGAAGGTGCCGCTGCACTTCCTGAACGCTGAAGTCAGCCCGGCAGTGAAGCTGTCGAGCGCAGTCGTCTCGCACGTCGCGACGGAAATCGAAATCGAGTGCCTGCCGTCGGCACTGCCGGAATTCCTCGAAGTCGACCTGTCGAAGATCGAAGCAGGTCAGTCGCTGCACGCGAAGGACATCGCTCTGCCGAAGGGCGTGGCGCTGGTCGCGCACATCGACGCGGAAAACCCGGTTGTCGCATCGGCGACGATCCCGGCTGGCGCCGTGTCGGACGCAGCAGGCGAAGGCGAAACGCCGGCTGCCTAA
- the maiA gene encoding maleylacetoacetate isomerase, whose protein sequence is MKLYSYFRSSASYRVRIALNLKQLPYETVPVHMLRDGGEQLKDAYRAVNPDAVVPTLIDGDATLQQSLAIIEYLEETHPEPALLPKQPVDRAYVRAIALQVACEIHPLNNLRVLKYLKHTLKVPEEAKNEWYRHWIEAGFASLETRLANDPRTGKLCFGDTPTLADICIVPQVFNANRFSIDTTRFPTIQRVADYASTLDAFKAAEPGVQPDAE, encoded by the coding sequence ATGAAGCTCTACAGCTATTTCCGCAGTTCCGCGTCGTACCGCGTGCGAATCGCCCTGAACCTGAAGCAGCTGCCGTACGAAACGGTGCCCGTGCATATGCTGCGCGACGGCGGCGAGCAACTGAAGGACGCGTACCGCGCGGTGAATCCGGATGCCGTCGTGCCGACGCTGATTGACGGCGATGCCACGCTGCAGCAATCGCTCGCGATCATCGAATATCTCGAGGAAACGCATCCCGAACCCGCGCTGCTGCCGAAGCAGCCGGTCGACCGCGCGTATGTGCGGGCGATCGCGCTGCAGGTCGCGTGCGAGATCCATCCGCTGAACAACCTGCGCGTGCTGAAGTACCTGAAGCACACGCTGAAGGTGCCGGAGGAAGCGAAGAACGAATGGTACCGGCACTGGATCGAGGCGGGTTTCGCGTCGCTCGAGACGCGCCTCGCGAACGATCCGCGCACCGGCAAGCTTTGCTTCGGCGACACGCCGACGCTCGCCGATATCTGCATCGTGCCGCAGGTGTTCAACGCGAACCGTTTCTCGATCGACACGACGCGCTTCCCGACGATCCAGCGGGTGGCCGATTATGCGTCGACGCTCGACGCGTTCAAGGCCGCCGAGCCCGGCGTGCAGCCCGACGCCGAATGA
- the rsmD gene encoding 16S rRNA (guanine(966)-N(2))-methyltransferase RsmD produces MSRSSSGRPAAPASRGKPHTIRIIGGDWKRTPLAVLDLDGLRPTPDRVRETLFNWLGQDLDGRRCLDLFAGTGALGFEAASRGAASVVMVERHPRAAQQLRAIKDKLGARAVEVAEADALRLAAGLTPGAFDVVFLDPPFGEPAVLERVIALAAPLVAPDGLLYVETGAELDPAAHEALAGWQVVKHGKAGAVHYHLLQRENDE; encoded by the coding sequence ATGTCCCGTTCCTCTTCCGGCCGCCCGGCGGCCCCCGCCAGCCGCGGCAAGCCGCACACGATCCGCATCATCGGCGGTGACTGGAAACGCACGCCGCTCGCCGTGCTCGATCTCGACGGCCTGCGGCCGACGCCCGATCGCGTGCGCGAGACGCTGTTCAACTGGCTCGGCCAGGATCTCGACGGCCGGCGCTGCCTCGACCTGTTCGCGGGCACCGGCGCGCTCGGGTTCGAGGCCGCGTCGCGCGGCGCAGCGAGCGTCGTGATGGTCGAGCGCCACCCGCGCGCGGCGCAGCAGCTGCGCGCGATCAAGGACAAGCTCGGCGCGCGCGCGGTCGAGGTCGCGGAAGCCGACGCGCTGCGGCTCGCGGCCGGGCTGACCCCCGGCGCGTTCGACGTCGTGTTCCTCGATCCGCCGTTCGGCGAGCCGGCCGTGCTCGAGCGCGTGATCGCGCTGGCGGCGCCGCTCGTCGCGCCGGACGGCCTGCTCTACGTCGAGACGGGGGCGGAGCTCGACCCGGCCGCGCACGAAGCGCTCGCCGGCTGGCAGGTGGTCAAGCACGGCAAGGCCGGTGCGGTTCACTACCATTTGCTGCAGCGCGAAAATGATGAATAA
- the coaD gene encoding pantetheine-phosphate adenylyltransferase, with amino-acid sequence MVVAVYPGTFDPLTRGHEDLVRRASSIFDTLVVGVADSRAKKPFFSLEERLKIANEVLGHYPNVKVMGFKGLLKDFVRTNNARVIVRGLRAVSDFEYEFQMAGMNRYLLPDVETMFMTPSDQYQFISGTIVREIAQLGGDVSKFVFPSVEKWLTEKVAAMGGPAA; translated from the coding sequence ATGGTAGTCGCCGTGTATCCCGGTACGTTCGATCCGCTGACGCGCGGGCACGAAGACCTCGTGCGGCGTGCGTCGAGCATTTTTGATACGCTGGTGGTCGGTGTGGCCGACAGCCGCGCGAAGAAGCCGTTCTTCTCGCTGGAAGAACGTCTGAAGATTGCGAACGAGGTGCTCGGCCATTATCCGAACGTGAAGGTGATGGGGTTCAAGGGCCTGTTGAAGGACTTTGTCCGCACCAACAACGCGCGCGTGATCGTGCGCGGCCTGCGTGCCGTGTCCGATTTCGAGTATGAGTTCCAGATGGCGGGGATGAACCGCTATCTGCTGCCTGACGTCGAGACGATGTTCATGACGCCGTCCGATCAATACCAGTTCATCTCGGGGACGATCGTGCGCGAAATCGCGCAGTTGGGCGGCGATGTCAGCAAATTCGTGTTCCCGTCCGTCGAGAAGTGGTTGACCGAGAAAGTCGCCGCGATGGGAGGCCCGGCCGCATGA
- the hisC gene encoding histidinol-phosphate transaminase, which yields MSRYWSDLVQQLVPYVPGEQPALAHPVKLNTNENPYPPSPRVVAAIARELGDTGDTLRRYPDPLARALRETVAAHHRIKPEQVFVGNGSDEVLAHAFQALLKHDRPLRFPDISYSFYPTYARLYGVETTVVPLADDFSIRVEDYLDDAGGVLFPNPNAPTGRALPLADIERIAAANPSSVVLIDEAYVDFGAQSAITLIDRYPNLLVVHTTSKARSLAGMRVGFAFGDAALINALNRVKDSFNSYPLDRLAQAAAQAAYEDTDYFNATCRRVIDTRARLTHALEALGFDVVPSAANFVFARHPAHDAGAIAAKLKDREIFVRHFRAPRIDQHLRITVGTDAECDALVAALRELIG from the coding sequence GTGAGCCGTTACTGGAGCGACCTCGTTCAGCAACTCGTGCCTTACGTGCCGGGCGAACAGCCCGCACTCGCACACCCCGTCAAGCTGAACACCAACGAGAATCCCTATCCGCCTTCGCCGCGCGTCGTCGCGGCGATCGCACGCGAACTCGGCGACACCGGCGACACGCTGCGCCGCTATCCCGATCCGCTCGCGCGCGCACTGCGCGAGACGGTCGCGGCCCATCACCGCATCAAGCCCGAACAGGTCTTCGTCGGCAACGGCTCCGATGAAGTGCTCGCGCATGCATTCCAGGCACTGCTCAAGCATGACCGGCCGCTGCGCTTTCCCGACATCTCGTACAGCTTCTATCCGACCTACGCGCGCCTGTACGGCGTCGAGACCACGGTCGTGCCGCTCGCGGACGACTTCTCGATCCGTGTCGAGGATTACCTCGACGACGCGGGCGGCGTGCTGTTTCCGAACCCGAACGCGCCGACCGGGCGCGCGCTGCCGCTCGCGGACATCGAACGGATCGCGGCCGCGAACCCGTCGTCGGTCGTGCTGATCGACGAAGCGTATGTCGATTTCGGCGCGCAATCCGCGATCACGCTGATCGACCGCTATCCGAACCTGCTCGTCGTGCACACGACGTCGAAGGCGCGCTCGCTCGCGGGCATGCGCGTCGGTTTCGCGTTCGGCGATGCGGCGCTGATCAACGCGCTCAATCGCGTAAAAGACAGCTTCAACTCGTATCCGCTCGACCGGCTCGCGCAGGCCGCCGCCCAGGCCGCATACGAAGACACCGACTATTTCAACGCGACCTGCCGGCGTGTGATCGACACGCGTGCGCGGCTCACGCACGCGCTCGAGGCGCTCGGCTTCGACGTCGTGCCGTCGGCCGCGAATTTCGTGTTCGCGCGCCACCCCGCGCACGATGCGGGCGCGATCGCGGCAAAGCTGAAGGATCGGGAAATTTTCGTGCGGCACTTCCGCGCGCCGCGCATCGACCAGCACTTGCGCATCACCGTCGGCACCGACGCGGAATGCGACGCGCTCGTCGCGGCGTTGCGCGAACTGATCGGCTGA
- the ftsY gene encoding signal recognition particle-docking protein FtsY: MFSFFKRFKKTQESDSTESQSADALQPDEPSDAPAADARQAIEAPPAPAQPQPAAPAVVMTVTPTNDGSDDVVEAVEIVPPPTQDASAKKSWLTRLKTGLAKTGSSITGVFVNTKIDEDLYEELEAALLMSDAGVDATEYLLGALREKVKTGRLTDPQQVKSALHDLLVELLKPLEKSLMLGRAQPLVMMITGVNGAGKTTSIGKLAKHLQSFDQSVLLAAGDTFRAAAREQLAVWGERNNVTVVQQESGDPAAVIFDAVSAARARKIDVMMADTAGRLPTQLHLMEELKKVKRVISKAHDGAPHEVLLVIDANTGQNALTQVKAFDDALGLTGLIVTKLDGTAKGGILAAIARQRPVPVYFIGVGEKVEDLQPFNAVEFADALFD; this comes from the coding sequence ATGTTCAGCTTCTTCAAACGATTCAAGAAAACGCAGGAGTCCGACTCCACGGAATCGCAATCGGCCGACGCGCTGCAACCGGACGAGCCGTCCGATGCGCCCGCCGCCGATGCCCGTCAGGCGATCGAAGCCCCGCCAGCCCCCGCGCAACCGCAACCGGCCGCGCCGGCCGTCGTGATGACGGTCACGCCGACCAACGACGGCAGCGACGACGTCGTCGAAGCGGTCGAGATCGTGCCGCCGCCGACGCAGGACGCCTCCGCGAAGAAATCGTGGCTCACCCGCCTGAAAACGGGGCTCGCGAAGACGGGTTCGAGCATCACCGGCGTGTTCGTCAACACGAAGATCGACGAGGATCTGTACGAAGAACTCGAAGCCGCGCTGCTGATGTCCGACGCCGGCGTCGATGCGACCGAGTACCTGCTCGGTGCGCTGCGCGAGAAAGTGAAAACGGGCCGGCTGACCGATCCGCAGCAGGTGAAGAGCGCGCTGCACGATCTGCTCGTCGAACTGCTGAAGCCGCTCGAGAAATCGCTGATGCTCGGCCGCGCGCAGCCGCTCGTGATGATGATCACGGGCGTGAACGGCGCGGGCAAGACCACCAGCATCGGCAAGCTCGCGAAGCATCTGCAGAGCTTCGACCAATCGGTGCTGCTGGCCGCGGGCGACACGTTCCGCGCGGCCGCGCGCGAACAGCTGGCGGTCTGGGGCGAGCGCAACAACGTGACGGTCGTCCAGCAGGAAAGCGGCGATCCGGCCGCGGTGATCTTCGACGCGGTCAGCGCCGCGCGCGCGCGCAAGATCGACGTGATGATGGCCGACACGGCCGGCCGCCTGCCGACGCAGCTGCACCTGATGGAAGAGCTGAAGAAGGTGAAGCGCGTGATCTCGAAGGCGCACGACGGCGCGCCGCACGAGGTGCTGCTCGTGATCGACGCGAACACCGGCCAGAACGCGCTCACGCAGGTGAAGGCCTTCGACGATGCGCTCGGCCTCACGGGCCTGATCGTCACGAAGCTCGACGGCACCGCCAAGGGCGGGATTCTGGCGGCGATCGCGCGGCAGCGCCCGGTGCCCGTCTACTTCATCGGCGTCGGCGAGAAGGTCGAGGACCTGCAGCCGTTCAACGCCGTGGAATTCGCGGACGCGCTATTCGACTGA
- the pth gene encoding aminoacyl-tRNA hydrolase: MIKLIVGLGNPGAEYTATRHNAGFWLVDQLAREAGATLRDERRFHGFYAKARLHGEEVHLLEPQTYMNRSGQSVVALASFFKILPDQILVAHDELDLPPGTVKLKLGGGSGGHNGLKDISAHLSSQQYWRLRIGIGHPRDLIPEGARAGAKPDVANFVLKPPRREEQDVIDASIERALAVMPMVVKGELDRATMQLHRN, encoded by the coding sequence ATGATCAAACTGATCGTCGGCCTCGGCAATCCCGGGGCGGAATACACCGCGACGCGCCACAACGCCGGCTTCTGGCTGGTCGACCAGCTCGCCCGCGAAGCCGGCGCGACGCTGCGCGACGAGCGCCGCTTCCACGGCTTCTACGCGAAAGCGCGCCTGCACGGCGAGGAAGTCCACCTGCTCGAGCCGCAAACCTACATGAACCGCTCCGGCCAGTCGGTCGTCGCGCTCGCGAGTTTCTTCAAGATCCTGCCCGACCAGATCCTCGTCGCACACGACGAGCTCGATCTGCCGCCCGGCACCGTGAAGCTGAAGCTCGGCGGCGGCAGCGGCGGCCATAACGGCCTGAAGGACATCTCCGCGCACCTGTCGTCGCAGCAGTACTGGCGGCTGCGCATCGGCATCGGCCATCCGCGCGACCTGATTCCGGAAGGCGCGCGTGCCGGCGCGAAGCCCGACGTCGCGAACTTCGTGCTGAAGCCGCCGCGCCGCGAGGAGCAGGACGTGATCGACGCATCGATCGAGCGCGCGCTCGCCGTGATGCCGATGGTCGTCAAGGGTGAGCTCGACCGCGCGACGATGCAGCTGCATCGCAACTGA
- a CDS encoding YfhL family 4Fe-4S dicluster ferredoxin, with translation MSLMITDECINCDVCEPECPNGAISMGPDIYVIDPNKCTECVGHFDEPQCQQVCPVECIPRDPQHDESHAQLMEKYHALTAAKGDAAQ, from the coding sequence ATGTCCTTGATGATTACCGACGAGTGCATCAATTGCGACGTGTGCGAGCCAGAGTGCCCGAACGGCGCGATTTCGATGGGCCCGGATATCTACGTGATCGACCCGAACAAGTGCACCGAGTGCGTCGGCCATTTCGACGAACCGCAGTGCCAGCAGGTGTGTCCGGTCGAATGCATTCCGCGCGATCCGCAGCATGACGAATCGCACGCGCAGTTGATGGAGAAGTATCACGCGTTGACCGCCGCGAAGGGCGACGCCGCGCAGTGA
- the lolB gene encoding lipoprotein insertase outer membrane protein LolB, whose translation MRMFPMLSLSSRALRTLAAAGAALALAGCASTPPSANAPAGAPLQTAATHAYHGRFAVQYNDRLGRQQNVYGNFDWLEHGDDVSLELRSPLGQTLAIVKSTPQTATLELPNRQPQYATDVGELMQNTLGFSLPLAGLRYWLLPTPAPATPAQTVRDPADTTHVKQIRQDGWTIDYLAYADAPATGVKRVNLVRATPPLDIKLVLDQ comes from the coding sequence ATGCGGATGTTCCCGATGCTTTCCCTGTCTTCCCGCGCGCTGCGCACGCTGGCCGCGGCCGGCGCGGCGCTCGCGCTCGCCGGCTGCGCGAGCACGCCGCCGTCGGCGAACGCGCCGGCCGGCGCCCCTTTGCAGACGGCCGCGACGCATGCATACCATGGCCGCTTCGCGGTGCAGTACAACGACCGCCTCGGCAGGCAGCAAAACGTGTACGGCAACTTCGACTGGCTGGAGCACGGCGACGACGTGTCGCTCGAGCTGCGCAGCCCGCTCGGCCAGACACTCGCAATCGTGAAATCGACGCCGCAGACCGCAACGCTCGAACTGCCGAACCGCCAGCCGCAATACGCGACCGACGTCGGCGAGCTGATGCAGAACACGCTCGGCTTCTCGCTGCCGCTGGCCGGCCTGCGCTACTGGCTGCTGCCGACGCCCGCGCCCGCGACGCCCGCGCAGACGGTGCGCGACCCGGCCGATACGACGCACGTGAAGCAGATTCGCCAGGACGGCTGGACGATCGACTACCTCGCCTACGCGGACGCACCGGCCACCGGCGTCAAACGCGTGAACCTCGTGCGCGCGACGCCGCCGCTCGACATCAAGCTCGTGCTCGACCAGTAA
- the ispE gene encoding 4-(cytidine 5'-diphospho)-2-C-methyl-D-erythritol kinase, with translation MTDSTRSLRNCLAPAKLNLFLHITGRRPNGYHDLQSVFQLLNWGDTLHFTLRDDGRVARVTDVPGVPEESDLVVRAANLLKAHTGTTAGVDIEIDKCLPMGAGLGGGSSDAATTLLALNRLWQLDLSRTELQSLAVKLGADVPFFVFGKNAFAEGIGEELAEVELPTRWFLVVTPRVHVPTAEIFSDELLTRNTKPVTIADFLAQQNSDAGWPDSFGRNDMQQVVTSKYAEVAQVVKWLYNVTPARMTGSGASVFAAFQSKHEAEAAKAQLPTGWNGAVAESLNEHPLFAFAS, from the coding sequence ATGACCGATTCGACCCGCTCGCTGCGCAACTGCCTTGCGCCCGCGAAACTCAACCTGTTCCTGCACATCACCGGCCGTCGCCCGAACGGCTATCACGATCTGCAAAGCGTGTTCCAGTTGCTGAACTGGGGCGACACGCTGCACTTCACGCTGCGCGACGACGGTCGCGTCGCCCGCGTCACCGACGTGCCGGGCGTGCCCGAGGAAAGCGATCTCGTCGTGCGCGCGGCCAACCTGCTGAAAGCGCATACGGGCACCACGGCCGGCGTCGACATCGAGATCGACAAGTGCCTGCCGATGGGCGCGGGCCTCGGCGGCGGCAGCTCCGACGCGGCGACGACGCTGCTCGCGCTGAACCGCCTGTGGCAGCTCGACCTGTCGCGCACCGAACTGCAATCGCTCGCGGTAAAACTCGGCGCCGACGTCCCGTTTTTTGTTTTTGGAAAAAATGCGTTCGCAGAGGGTATCGGAGAAGAATTAGCTGAGGTAGAATTGCCGACTCGCTGGTTCCTGGTTGTGACGCCGCGAGTTCATGTCCCCACCGCTGAAATTTTTTCAGATGAGTTGTTGACAAGAAATACGAAGCCAGTCACAATTGCTGACTTTCTTGCACAGCAAAACAGCGATGCGGGATGGCCAGACAGTTTCGGCCGGAACGATATGCAGCAAGTTGTGACAAGTAAGTACGCGGAAGTTGCGCAGGTGGTCAAATGGTTGTATAATGTGACCCCCGCGAGGATGACCGGCTCCGGAGCAAGCGTGTTTGCAGCGTTTCAAAGCAAGCACGAGGCAGAAGCGGCGAAAGCCCAGCTGCCCACCGGTTGGAACGGTGCAGTTGCCGAGAGCCTGAACGAGCATCCGCTCTTCGCTTTCGCGTCATGA